The genomic DNA AAGTGCTGGGGAGTGGTGTCTTCCGGGCGGGAAGCTCGAGTGGGGAGAGACATTTGAAGGTGGTGCAATTCGTGAGGTGAAAGAGGAGACAGGAATTACAATTAAAGACCCTCAAGTAATCTCGGTTCACAACTGTAAAAATGATTTTGCACACTTTATGACAGTTGGACTCGTTACGCACACCTGGAGTGGAGAAGCGACAGTAACTGAGCCAGATGAAATTACCGAATGGAAATGGTTTGATCTTAGAGATCTGCCGAGCCCTCGATACTTCCCAAGTTTTCTGGTCATTGAGAATTATCTCCAGGGAAAATTCTATATCAAAGGTCAATAACTGCACTTGTTTGCGGTTATTTCGCCATGGTATAGTGAAATTAAGTAATTCATTAACTATGAAATTACATCTTGTATGAAAGAAATACTAATTTGGTTAAGAAATTCGATACTACACATACTATATAGGTTTGTGTTAAAACCGATTTTCTTTCTCAATGATCCAGAGCTCATGCATGACTCTATGGTAAGGGTGGGGGCGACCTTAGGTAAGTACTCACTTGGCAGGAAACTCACATGGCTTTTTTTGGGATACAAACACAGGAAACTAGAGCAAGACATTTTGGGAATCCATTTCAAAAACCCGATTGGCCTCTCCGCTGGGTTTGATAAGAACGCTGAATTAACCGACGTACTTCCGTATGTCGGTTTTGGTTTTATAGAAGTCGGTTCAATTACCGGGGAGCCGTGTACAGGGAATCCTAAACCTCGACTGTGGAGGTTGCCTAAGTCAAAAAGCTTGGCAGTATACTATGGCTTAAAAAATGATGGGTGTGACGTGATATCAAAGCGTCTAGAGGGGAAGAAGTGCAAGGTTCCACTTGGAGTTAATGTTGCAATGACTAATTCGTTGGAAACAATCGATACTCATACGGCAATAAATGATTATACAAAAGCCTTTAAGGTGATGGAGAAGGTCGCAACATATATCACCGTTAATATTAGTTGCCCTAACACCTGTGGTGGGCAACCATTTGTCACACCACATAAACTTGATTATCTCTTCGACATTCTCGACGAGATCCCAACCAAAAAACCAATTTTTATAAAGCTCTCACCGGACTTAAGTGAATCAGAATTAAATGACCTCCTGGATGTTGTACATAAACACAGAATCCACGGCATCATTTGTACAAACCTTACAAAACAAAAAGAAAACAACCCACTCGTTAAGGACAGTTTTGTACCAGCGGTTGGTGGGCTAAGTGGAAAGCCGGTAGAAGAGCTTTCTAACCGCATGCTTTCGTATATATACAAGAGAGAAGGGAAGCGATATATGCTCATTGGGTTAGGTGGTGTGTTTACTGCAGAGGATGCATACAAAAAAATCAGACTCGGAGCATCCCTTGTGCAACTCATTACCGGTATGATTTTTGAGGGTCCTCAAGTGATATCAGAAATTAACCAAGGACTCGTGAAGTTACTTGATCGAGATGGGTTTAAGAGTGTCGATGAAGCGAGAGGGGTAGACAGCTGTTAATATGTACACATGGGAAAACTTATACTAGCGCGGCACCACGAATCAGAATGGAATAAATTAGGGAAGTGGACAGGTACACGAGACCGTCACCTCACTGAATATGGATTTAAAAAGTCAGAAGACATGGGTCTCTTGATTAAGGACATGTACATAGACTGTGCGTTTGCTTCAATGCAGGTCCGTTCAATTGAAACACTTTCATGTATGTTA from Candidatus Paceibacterota bacterium includes the following:
- a CDS encoding quinone-dependent dihydroorotate dehydrogenase; this encodes MLKPIFFLNDPELMHDSMVRVGATLGKYSLGRKLTWLFLGYKHRKLEQDILGIHFKNPIGLSAGFDKNAELTDVLPYVGFGFIEVGSITGEPCTGNPKPRLWRLPKSKSLAVYYGLKNDGCDVISKRLEGKKCKVPLGVNVAMTNSLETIDTHTAINDYTKAFKVMEKVATYITVNISCPNTCGGQPFVTPHKLDYLFDILDEIPTKKPIFIKLSPDLSESELNDLLDVVHKHRIHGIICTNLTKQKENNPLVKDSFVPAVGGLSGKPVEELSNRMLSYIYKREGKRYMLIGLGGVFTAEDAYKKIRLGASLVQLITGMIFEGPQVISEINQGLVKLLDRDGFKSVDEARGVDSC
- a CDS encoding NUDIX domain-containing protein, which translates into the protein MTEEKKRVGAGFGVILEKDGKVLLGLRHPDPDKADSAFRSAGEWCLPGGKLEWGETFEGGAIREVKEETGITIKDPQVISVHNCKNDFAHFMTVGLVTHTWSGEATVTEPDEITEWKWFDLRDLPSPRYFPSFLVIENYLQGKFYIKGQ